One window of the Salminus brasiliensis chromosome 1, fSalBra1.hap2, whole genome shotgun sequence genome contains the following:
- the LOC140565756 gene encoding uncharacterized protein, producing the protein MMKTNLAKRGRPPHFNTNTAQTACGKDTLDRTEPLPTEGDLVISEADKPPSYCPYNRQKGSKDGTSSEMHQIVPEPGHLELMQGSSSLQPWASGSKSRFPKTEPDSVPVHLDVVLKTDPDIQEVVLNGERGLLLKEEREDYWTKVKLEVPEGVTGGDHRQDGEPALNSFFPCPYCSVSFIDFKYLEKHLKWTHRSNYLAWLKNHKAPPQCSNISSRMLSCSFCYQRFFTQSQLKVHMQRSHLPPPAPSRKHYTCPQCDRSFSYVGNLQNHCRQCHGLDTVCMDGKVSCAVCGKSFMGMWGLGPHRCCEKEEDEQVEPQQQQQQEGESKAEMDSDRPLCTDRGFLCQHCGKNCPTLQSLTIHMRSHTGEKPYACKDCGRAFRELSSLRRHMVIHTGIKPYKCPECGKQFARMNHLSTHLRTHTGERPFPCSECGMKFSHKGTLQIHQRVHSREKPFSCPDCSKVFATLSNMKAHQLMHNQDRIHKCGQCGKMFARPDVLKKHLRIHSGERPYLCTVCGKRFKRVQHLTNHQRTHTGERPYSCEECGSNFSQSGDLTKHMRGHTGEKPYACPDCDRRFNNSGDLNKHRRSHTGLRPYRCQQCSKAFLMPQHLKTHILTHTGERPHSCPQCCRTFIRAHHLTQHISKHH; encoded by the exons ATGATGAAAACCAACTTGGCCAAGAGAGGAAGACCACCTCACTTCAACACTAACACCGCCCAGACTGCATGTGGCAAAGACACCCTTGATAGGACAGAGCCACTGCCTACAGAGGGTGATCTGGTCATCTCAGAGGCAGATAAGCCTCCGTCATACTGTCCTTATAATAGACAGAAAGGCTCGAAGGACGGTACCTCTTCAGAGATGCACCAAATAGTGCCAGAACCAGGTCACTTGGAGTTAATGCAGGGTAGCAGCAGTCTGCAGCCCTGGGCTTCTGGTTCCAAAAGCCGTTTCCCAAAGACAGAACCAGATTCTGTTCCAGTACATTTGGATGTTGTGTTGAAAACTGACCCAGACATTCAGGAGGTGGTGTTGAATGGAGAGAGAGGTTTACTTCTGAAGGAGGAGCGAGAAGATTATTGGACAAAGGTCAAGCTCGAGGTGCCAGAGGGGGTCACTGGGGGTGACCATAGACAGGATGGAGAACCAG CTCTTAATTCTTTCTTCCCCTGCCCTTACTGCTCTGTGTCCTTCATTGACTTCAAATATCTTGAGAAACACCTGAAATGGACCCATCGGAGTAACTACCTCGCCTGGCTTAAAAATCACAAAGCACCACCTCAGTGTTCCAATATATCATCCAGGATGCTGAGCTGCTCCTTCTGCTACCAGCGCTTCTTCACCCAGAGTCAACTAAAGGTGCACATGCAGCGAAGTCATCTACCTCCCCCTGCGCCCTCCCGGAAACACTACACTTGTCCGCAGTGCGATCGCAGCTTCAGCTACGTTGGCAacctgcagaaccactgccGACAGTGCCATGGTTTGGACACGGTGTGTATGGATGGAAAGGTCAGTTGTGCAGTATGTGGTAAAAGCTTCATGGGCATGTGGGGCCTTGGACCACATCGCTGCtgtgagaaagaggaggatgagcaGGTGgagccgcagcagcagcagcagcaggaggggGAGAGCAAAGCAGAAATGGATTCAGACAGACCTCTTTGCACGGACCGTGGTTTCCTGTGCCAACACTGCGGCAAGAACTGCCCTACGCTCCAGAGTCTCACCATACACATGCGAAGCCATACAGGGGAGAAGCCATATGCTTGCAAAGACTGCGGCCGGGCCTTCAGGGAGCTGAGTAGTCTGCGAAGGCATATGGTCATCCACACTGGAATCAAGCCCTACAAGTGCCCCGAGTGCGGCAAGCAGTTTGCCAGGATGAACCACCTGAGCACACACCTGCGAACGCACACGGGTGAAAGGCCTTTCCCATGTTCTGAGTGCGGGATGAAGTTTAGCCACAAGGGGACGCTTCAGATCCACCAGCGTGTTCACTCCAGAGAAAAGCCCTTCTCTTGTCCAGACTGCAGCAAGGTGTTCGCCACCCTAAGCAACATGAAGGCCCACCAGCTGATGCACAACCAAGACAGGATCCACAAATGTGGGCAGTGTGGGAAGATGTTTGCACGGCCGGATGTTCTAAAGAAGCACTTGCGCATTCATAGCGGAGAGAGGCCTTACCTTTGCACGGTCTGCGGGAAGCGCTTCAAGCGTGTCCAGCACCTGACAAACCATCAGCGCACTCACACCGGCGAGAGGCCGTACAGCTGTGAGGAGTGCGGCAGCAATTTCAGCCAGTCGGGAGATCTGACCAAACACATGCGTGGCCACACAGGGGAAAAGCCCTACGCCTGTCCTGACTGTGACCGTCGCTTCAACAACTCCGGGGACTTAAACAAGCACAGGCGTAGTCACACTGGCCTCAGACCCTATCGCTGCCAGCAGTGTAGCAAGGCATTTCTCATGCCCCAACACTTGAAGACGCacatccttacacacactgGAGAGAGGCCGCATAGTTGTCCACAGTGCTGTCGGACCTTTATACGGGCACACCACCTAACTCAGCACATCAGCAAGCACCACTGA